Within Topomyia yanbarensis strain Yona2022 chromosome 2, ASM3024719v1, whole genome shotgun sequence, the genomic segment aaaaatagcaaatcctacaaaaaaatgttgtgagagtggttttcacaaaactagacaagttttcaaataaaaatattgaaaaaattcttcattgactcctacactgaaaaaaatcgattttaaaaatttaaagtcgatttacaaaagctacttccacttatattggaattCCCGAAAATCTTCCGGATCGAATCAACATTTCCCTTcgaagtcgaacaaaactctggcaggagtcgaacaaaattgtacattcctggcagcattcttgctaAAACTgagcactaccggtttgctgccagaattctgataaaagcacacaCATTCTATTTAAAACTAATAGGTACaaaatcctacatatattgtttattctcccgatcaaaatactagaattcttgacgttcgtAATGAACTTGAAAGGTGTCGTAGGTTcgcgaattgttaagcttggtgatgtgctttcattggccaaaaagtttttaatttatatttctcgagaaaaaaagcaccaatgatttacgaACTACAAAATTCAGACAACGAGAAAACGAAAACATTGTTTGGAAAAAGGTGAGCTGGTTGCAAAAAAACAACGACCTCCAgccaaatttataataagatttatgtaacattgctgacggtttccagtttgggataaatttattctctaataatagttttctttatccacattttggaatacgctttttctaaatgttgttctagccgcattgacggcggtcataacacacgtaacgaaacacgcgtttctcttgaaactttttcgtttcgttattcgtggtactcgtacagagaaggcatactagcgccaccatcaaaaaggtggtacatatatgaaacaagcactatctgtcaagttgtccctgggttggtTGGCGGCGAGTCAGTCGAGTCACTCGATTCTGACAAGCGAATGCAGTGAGATAAGTCACTTCGGATGAACTCTCAACTTATTCTTGCAGTCGCAACTGAGTGACTCTAGTCGATGCGCAGTGACTTTTCGAGTCGCTACCGTCGACCCAAGTGACACGAAAGGAGACGAAAAGGTGAGTTAATTGATTATTTTTACTTTGTTACATTTTCAAACTAACAGCAATTATTCGATAAAAAGTTGTTTGCTAGTCGTTCGTTGTAAACTAAAGaggaaaattataaaaatgtttttcattgcttTCTAGGTTGAACGTTACAAACCTGAAGCTTTCGGAATGCTTGGTGGCTCGAGTTAGCACAATTGGAACACAATTTTTCGTACAAAATAGTGCTTTGTAGATGCTCTTGTTCCTGATTATGCGTATATAAAAGAATGTTTCGTGTCATTTCGGATTGCTCGACCAGCTCTGCATCTTGCAGCCCCAATCTCGTAGTTACAATTTGACTGCTGTATTGACAAAGGTGCAAGGACTGGATGAAACCATTCCGAACTCGGTTTTAATTTTTCACCAATTAACGATCCATCCATATTGCATTAccgaaagtatcgttgtttgacacaacctgatcaggtctcctgggtgagcacacCACTATGTTCCGGTTATTATGCGAAGAAAGTTTATCCtatgttggcatttctgtttagGTACCTAATGTGGCATCCCAGGTACCTATCCGAGTCGAGCCAGATgccgaaatatttttctgtataGACCTGAGCGGTAGAGTGTCCCATTGATAGAGGCTGCAGTTGTGCTAGTTCACGCTCCCTACAAAATACAGTAAGTCTAGAATTGTTGTACCACAATCCAGCATTTTTTTATGGTGAAACAGATCTATTGTCCAACGAAGTCACAAATCTTAGTTTGAAACTTGATCGTACAACGTTTGCGCACGTTTCGTTGATTTTGCTCAGTGCTTTCCATACCGACTGGACGGAGGCTGGTGCAAGCAGTGGTGATGCCCATCTCCGCGTATGTCGATGTAATATACTACTCCGGACTCCCTACAGCCCTTAAAAATCAACTGCATCGCTGCTTCGAATCATCTGTCCGCTTTACCAACAACCTCCGCCGTCGACAAACAACTGCGACCGTTCGGAACTATAACAGAAACTACACCGACGtatgcaagctgccttagcgcgCAGAAGTTGTCAAGACATTAATCAATATCATTAACATAAAAATTGTATAGagggggacttagacatgagccccgCGGAAgatccatgtagctaaatcgttatgtcgataaatcaccagatgtcgataaatcaccagacgacattcgtaacccaactttgtaccgggaaacaagtgctttttgttctctccggtgtggtttagttttttcggtggtacgaaggtgcttgctgtggcagaggctgcagtaaagcattagtaataaacagtcccgcgagtgatagttattacctgcgatatcggtgcagtgaagttactaaacagttttcttgcctgaaagacggctttgtttagacgagctatatcagctctattgtgtgaaggtcacgcgggtgacggataaaacaaacgaaggatcaattcacctaccagctcgtcaggaaccaactggtgaagtgttttgttttttacttttcttatctatttttttttctttttattgcttttgattttttattttgatttaagttaaacagtgcggtcgagcgtgttgctcccgcaacaaaatggaacaaacagaaggatcaccctccgaagacgaatattatggggaagaagaacatatatctgatactgagacagataatgttatgatcgatccacttccccccaatgtctcacagcccccccgagtcaaggtttaccaggatggatccgctggtccttgggtggtatactttcggcccaaaaataaaccgttaaacagcataactgttgcacgggagctgacaaaacgttactcggccgtaaccgagattaaaaaggttcagtcagataaactgcgcgtagtcgttactgacttgaaacaggccaatgatatcgttagcaatagcctctttacgctggagtatcgcgtctacatcccttctcgtgatgtggagatcgacggtgtggtaagtgatgcgtgtctaactgtcgatgatctgatgaatgatggggctggccgctttaaggaccctaaccttcaatcagttaagattttggagtgcaagcaattgcactcaaagtccatcgaagatggtaattactatccatcagactcgtttcgcgtaaccttcgccggatctgcacttccgagctacgttgaagtgggaggagctcgtctacctgtacgcctgtttgtaccgcgggtcatgaattgttccaattgcaagcagctaggtcacacggccacctactgtagcaacaagcaacggtgcggtaaatgtggggaacgccatgcggatgatacttgcagtaggcccgctgagaagtgtgtttactgtggggagaatccgcatgcacttttgacatgcccaacgtacaaacttcgcgcggataaactgaagcgatccgccaaagatcgctccagacgctcttacgcagaaatgcttaaaagagctgttccacttatctccgaaaacccattcgctctcttgccaactgacgataacgcctctaacgacccttgcgaggggcattctttggctccgcttggaaactctaggaaaagacctaatcaaaactcacctgaacttcctcgtaagggtcctaggttgtcccaaacaagggtacaaaataaaaataattcatcaactggaagtgctggtacaaatccgaagataatacctcctggttttgggaaattgagatacaaccaggagttcccagcactccccggggcaccaaaaatcccaagtgctccaattttacagtcagaaactcaccctaaaacggaattccttaaattttctgacattgtggactggatattcacagctttcaacattaccgatcctatgaaaagcttgctggttgctattctaccaacagtaagaacatttttaaaacagttgactgaacaatggcccctccttacagcgatcgtatccttcgatggctaacttattagacggaatcagggatctgatcactgttttacagtggaactgcagaagtattatccccaaaatcgattcattaaaacacttgctaaattacaatcattgtgatgcattttccctatgtgaaacatggctaacttctaatataaacctcaacttccacgattttaacattatccgcttggatcgagaagactcatatgggggggtacttttagggatcaaaaagtgctactccttcaatcgaatcaacctcccttcgacgccaggcattgaagttgtcgcttgtcaaacaacaatcaaaggcaaagatctttgcattgcttctatttacattcctcctagggccatgatgggatatcgaagattctccaacgtgattgaacaccttccctcgcccctcctgcttcttggagactttaactctcacggtacggggtggggctgtctatacgacgataatcgatcttcgacaattcaagacctttgtgacaacttcaatatgacaattctgaacacaggggaaatgacacggatccctagaccacctgcacaagcaagtgcactggacatatctttatgctcgacatcactacggttagattgcaagtggaaggtaatatctgatccccacggtagtgaccacttaccaattgtaattgcaatcaccactggttcaagaccatcggcaccaatcaatgttccctatgacctcacacgaaacattgattggaagagctacgctgctgcgatatccaaaactatcgattcaacacaggtacttcccccggaggaagaatataagtttttgtccaactcgattctcgatagcgcgattcaaactcagacgaaacgagtacccgacgtgaacacccaaaaacgttctcccaacccgtggtgggacaaagagtgctcaaacgtgtacgcggagaaagctgccgcgtataaaaccttccggaacgacgggttagttgctagttatcgagtgtacgcgatattagaaaagcgaatgaaaaatttaatgaaagctaagaaacgcagttactggcgccggtttgtcgacgggttaacaagagaaacatcgatgagcactctttggggtacggcccgacgtatgcgaaaccgaaacagtactaacgagagcgtggaatattcaaaccgttggatattcgatttcgccaagaaagtttgtccggattccgccccggcacagaaaatctaccgcgccgcgtcgccttacaataccgcgaacgaaacaccgtttacgatggtggagttctcacttgctctcttatcatgtaacaataaagccccggggcaggatagaattaaattcaacttattgaagaatctgccagactctgccaaaagacgcttgttgaatctatttaataggtttcttgagggtaacattgtcccacatgactggagacaggtgagggtcatcgccatccaaaaaccaggaaaaccagcctccgaccacaattcatatcgtccgattgcaatgctgtcctgtatccggaagttgttcgagaaaatgatcctgtttcggctcgactattgggtcgaaacaaatggcttactgtcagatacacaatttggcttccgcaaaggcaaagggacgaacgattgccttgcgttgctctcaacagaaattcaaatggcatatgctaacaaagagcagatggcatcagtattcttggatattaagggggctttcgattcagtttcgatcaacattctttatgagaagttgcaccagcatggtctttcgtcaattttaaataactttttgctaaacctgttgtctgaaaaacaaatgcatttctcgcatggcgatttatcgacatcacgatttagctacatgggccttccccagggctcatgtctaagccctctcctctacaatttttacgtgaatgacattgacgaatgtcttgtcaattcctgcacgctaaggcagcttgcagatgacggtgtggtctctattacaggtcctaaagccgtcgacttgcaaggaccactgcaagataccttggacaatttgtctgcatgggctctccaactgggtatcgagttctccacggagaaaactgagctagtcgtattttctagaaagcgtgaaccagcgcaactacagcttcaattaatggatcaaactattgctcaggcttcaacattcaaatatctcggggtatggttcgactctaaaggtacctggggatgtcacattaggtatctgaaacagaagtgccaacaaaggatcaactttttccgtacaataactggaacatggtggggtgcccatccaggagacctaatcaggctgtaccaaacaacgatattatcagtgttggagtacggatgtttctgctttcgctccgctgcgaacatacatttcatcaaactggagcgaatccagtatcgttgcttgcgtattgccttgggttgcatgcactcgacccatacgatgagtctcgaagtgctggcgggcgttcttcctctgaaaaatcgattttgggacctcccatatcgattactcattcgatgcgatattctgaacccattggtgattgcaaattgcgaaaggcttgtcgagcttaattctcagacccgattcatgtcattgtacttcgattacatggcacagaacatcaattcatctacgtataacgtcaaccgtgctcatctcttagatacttctgatcacactgtatttttcgatacatccatgaaggaagagatttgtggaattccggatcatattcgccc encodes:
- the LOC131678340 gene encoding uncharacterized protein LOC131678340 → MEQTEGSPSEDEYYGEEEHISDTETDNVMIDPLPPNVSQPPRVKVYQDGSAGPWVVYFRPKNKPLNSITVARELTKRYSAVTEIKKVQSDKLRVVVTDLKQANDIVSNSLFTLEYRVYIPSRDVEIDGVVSDACLTVDDLMNDGAGRFKDPNLQSVKILECKQLHSKSIEDGNYYPSDSFRVTFAGSALPSYVEVGGARLPVRLFVPRVMNCSNCKQLGHTATYCSNKQRCGKCGERHADDTCSRPAEKCVYCGENPHALLTCPTYKLRADKLKRSAKDRSRRSYAEMLKRAVPLISENPFALLPTDDNASNDPCEGHSLAPLGNSRKRPNQNSPELPRKGPRLSQTRVQNKNNSSTGSAGTNPKIIPPGFGKLRYNQEFPALPGAPKIPSAPILQSETHPKTEFLKFSDIVDWIFTAFNITDPMKSLLVAILPTVRTFLKQLTEQWPLLTAIVSFDG